Within the Trueperaceae bacterium genome, the region GGCCGGTCAGGTCCCGCAACGCCGCCTGCAACGCGTCCAGGGTGCCCGACCCCTCGTCGAACTGCGCCTTCTTCCGCCACACCAGGTCGCTCGGCAGCAGGTCCTCGGTCGCCTTGCGCAGGATCCACTTCTCGGTCGTCTCGCCCGTGCTCTCCCGCGCGTCGGGATCGGTCCGGCGCAGCTTGAGGTCCGCCGGGATCGATTGCGCGAAATCGATCAGGTCGCGATCGAGGAACGGCGTGCGCGCCTCCAGGCTCTCCGCCATCGTGACGCGGTCGACGCGCTGCAGGTTGATGTTGTGCATCGTCCCGAGCCCGCGCGTCAGTTCGTCCGCCAGGGCGCGTGCGTCGCCCACGTAGGCGTGGTGGTAGGCGTACCCGGCGAACAGCTCGTCCGCCCCCTCACCGGTCAGGACCACCTTCACCGACGCGCGCGCCAGGCGCGCCGCGAACCAGGTCGGCACCGCGGAACGCACCAGGTCCACGTCGGCGCTCTCCAGGTGGTAGATCACGTGCGGCAGCGCCTCGCGCACGTCGTCGGCGGTGAAGACGTACTCGTAATGATCGGACCCGACGTGCGCCGCGACCGCGCGCGCGGCGCGCAGGTCCGCGCTGCCCTCGAGCCCGACGGAGAACGTCTTGAGCGGCCCGAGGCCGCGGGCGCGGCGTTGCTGCTGCGCGAGCGCCGCCATGATGGAGCTGTCGAGGCCCCCCGAGAGGAAGCTCCCGACCTCGACGTCGGCGACCGTCCACTTCGCGACCGCCGCCTCGAGGACGTAGCGAAGCTCCCGCGCCGTCGCGTCGACGTCGAGGTCGGCCTCCGCCTCCGCCGCCCCCTGCGGCAGTCGGTACCAGGTCCGCACGCCCTCGCGGCTGTCCATGAGGCTCCCGGGCGGGATCGCCTGGACGTTGCGCACGTCGAGCCCGTCGAACGCCTTGAGCTCCGACGCGAACGCGAGGCCGCCCTCGAGCCGCGCGACGTACAGGGGCTTGATGCCGAGCGGGTCGCGCGCCGCGAGGATTCGGTCCTCGGTCGCCAGCACGAACGCGAACATGCCGTCGAGCTTGGCGATCCAGCGCGCGTCGCCGGTGCGTTGCAGGTGCAGGATCGTTTCGGAGTCGCTGGCGGTGACGAAGCGTTCCGGATCGAGGATGGCGCGCAAATCCTCGTGGTTGTAGATCTCGCCGTTGACGATCAACGCGTCCCCACCGCCGTGGATCGGTTGCGCTCCGTCCTCCGGCCCGATGATCGACAGGCGCGAGTGCGCCATCACGACCGGCGACCCGTCGAGCGCGACGACGTTGACGTCGTCGGGCCCTCGGTGCGTCATGCGTTGGATCATGCGATCCGCGAGGTCGGCGTTCCCGACGTTCCACAATCCGACGAAGCCACACATGGCGTTCCCTTTCCCCGCCCCGTCGAACACGGGGCCCGCGAGGGACCGGCGCACCGGAGAGACGCAGCTCGACCTGCGGTGCCGGGGGCGTCGAGCGAACCGTGCGCGACCCGCGAGCGGACGCCCGGACGGCGAACGCTTCGAGCGGACCACGGACGCCCCCGTGTCCCGGACCTCGGAACGAAGGCGAGTGTACACGGTCCGGCGGGGGCGTCGCGGCGGACGCACGCCGAGACGGCAACACTATGCACGCCCGCGCACCTTCCTACGGGTGCGGGGCGCGCCCTCCGACCCCCGGTCGGTCGAGGATTGACGCGGGCGCCGAGAGGGTTGTACCTTCACGCACACGTCCAGAACATCCGGTTCCGTGCGTGCGCCACCGCCGGCGGGGGGCGTCCACCGCCCCCGTCCTCGCCCGACGATCTCGTGCGATCTCGAAAGGACGTCCCGATGAACAAGTGGATCCTGGCCCTCGTCACCGCCGTCGCCCTCGGCCTTCCGTCCACGGCCGCAGCGCAGTGCGACCTCGACAACGACGTGCCGCTCACGATGCTCTCGAACTCGTTCGAGGCGTGGAAGATTATGAGCGACGCGATGACGTCGTGCGGCAACTTCGAGGCGACCCTCGACGCCGACTACCGGCTCAAGATCAACGACGCCCTCGCCGCCGACCCGTCGGTGTACACGATGGTGGGGGTCTCCAACGCGACGCTGACCCCCCTCCTCGCCGACGGCCTCGTGCGCCCCCTCGACGACCTCGTCGAGGCCTACGGGCAGGACCTGCTGCCCTCGCAGTTGATCCGCGTCGACGGCGAGATCGTCGCGATCAGCATGATGGTGAACGCCCAGCACCTGATGTACCGCAGCGACATCCTCGACGTGCTCGGGCTCGACGTGCCCGAGACGTACCCCGAGGTGCTCGCTGCGGCGGAGGAGATCCAGGCTTCGGGCCTCGTCGACGACCCGCTCGTCGGGACGTTCGGTGCCGGCTGGAACCTCGGCGAGGAGTTCGTGAACATGTACCTCGGGTTCGACACCCCGATGTTCACCGACGACAGCCGCCCGAACGTCGCCAACGACGACGGGGTCGCCGCCCTCGAGATGCTGGCCGCCCTGAGCTCCTACATGGACCCCGAGTACCTCAGCTTCGACTCCACCGCCGCGCAACAGAAGATGCAGCAGGGCCAAGCGGCGATGACGAACCTCTGGGCGACGCGCGCCGCCGCCATGGAGGACCCCGAGGAGTCCGAGGTCGGGGGGCTCGTGGAGTTCGCCGCCGCGCCCGCCGCCTACGCCGGTGGCGCCCCCGCCACGACGCTGTGGTGGGACGGGATCTCGATCGCCGCGAACGTCAGCGACGAGGAGGCGGAGGCCGCCTTCCGCGTGCTGCTCGAGGGGATCGACCGCGACGTGCTCGCCGAGCACCCGGACGCCGCCATCTGGTTGAGCAACCCGCCGATCGCCTCCGACGTCGCCGTCGGTGCGCAGGCCTCCGCGGAGGGCGGCGCCCCCGCCTACCCGTCCTCGAACCTGATCGGCATCATGCACAACGCCGCCGGCGAGTTCATTCCGGCCTACCTGAACGGCGAGGCCAGCGCCGAGGAAACGCTGGACGCCATGGAGGACGCCTACCTGGCGACCGCCCGCGAGAACGGCCTGATCGACTGACGCCCCGCCCCACGCCGTCGCCACGCGGCGACGCCGCCCTGGAGCCGTCGTTCGCGGGACTCCGCGAACGACGGCTCTCCGGAAAGGCGCACGCTTGACCCACCTCCCGTCGTCCGCCGCCGCATGAACGGCCGAACCTTCTGGGGGTTCGTCGGCCCCTCGCTGTTCATGATGGTCCTGTTCATCGCCGGTCCGTTGGTCGGCGTCCTGGTGCAGTCGTTCCAACAACAACGCGCCGACTTCGAGACGGTGGAGCGGGAGTCCTGCACGCCGTTCGGGTGCACCACCGAAACGACCGCGGTCCCCGTCACCGACGACGCGGGCCGGATCGTGACGCGGACGGTGTGGGTCGGCTGGGACAACTACACCGCCCTGCTGGACCCCGACGCCGTGCGCGACGCGCTGGCCCGCCCCGGGGATGCGCTGCGGCAGTTGGCGCAGATCCGCTTCTGGGACGCGCTGCGCTTCACGCTCACCTTCGCCCTCGTCACGCTCCCGCTGGTGATCGTGCTGGGGCTGCTCCTGGCGTTGGCGGTCAACACCCTCACCGACGCCCTCAAGGGCCCCACGATCTTCGTGACGCTGCTGCCGTTCATCATCACGCCGGTCATCGGGGCCCTCGCGGTCCGGTGGTTGTTCATCGGGGACGGCATCCTCACCGCCGGCCTCGAGCGCCTCCTCGCGCGCGACGTCGCGATGTTCGCGCAAGGCTGGACGATCGAGACGATGATGCTCGGCTACCGCGTGTGGCACGTCGTCCCCTTCGCCTTCGTGATCTTCTACGCCGGCCTCCAGACCGTCGCCGCCGAACGCCTCGAGGCGGCCGGCATCGACGGCGCCACCCGCTGGCAGAAACTCCGGCACGTGATCGTGCCGCACCTCATGCCGCTGATCATCTTCGTGTCCCTCATCCACCTGATGGACTCGTACCGCGTCTTCGACGAGATCATCGGGTTCAGCGCCTCGGGCTACCGCACCAGCCTGCAGTACCTCACCTACGAGTTCCTCGTGCCCGACGAATCCGGCAACCGCAGCATCGGGCGGGCCTCGGCCTCGGCGGTCCTGACGATGATCGGCGTCGTGATCCTGCTCGTCCCGCTGTTGCGGACCACCTGGAAGGAGCAACGGCGCGCATGAGGCGGACCGGCTCCCTCCACCGCCTGCCCGTCGTCTGGCGCACCAGCTCCACCCTGCTGGTCGTCACCTGGCTCCTCGTCGCCCTGTTCCCCATCGCCTGGCTGGTCGTGATGAGCGTCAAGCTCCCCATCGACGCCTTCGCCCCCAACGTCCTGGACGTGCTTCGCGGCCCCGACACGCGGGTGCGCCTCGGGGGGCCGTCGGGCTACGACCTGCTTCTGGGCGGCCTCTCGGTCGCGCTCGCCGTCGCCCTGCACCGCCTCCGCCGCACGCTGTTCGCGCCGTTCGTCGACGCGTCGGGCGAGCTGCGCGTCGGGGGGACGGTGCTGAGCTACCTCACGACCGCCGGCACGTTGGGCATCACGACGCTGCTCCTGACCCCCTGGCTCGGGGGTGCCCTTGAGGCCGCGACGCCCGACGGTCCGCTGTCCCGCCCGCTGATCGGAGCGACCCTCCAGCACTTTCGGGCGGTGTGGATCGACAACGCCTTCTACGTCCACCTCGGAAACTCGCTGTACGTCACCGGCGGCGTGGTCGCGATCAGCCTCACGATCGGCGCCCTCGCCGGCTACGGACTGGCGCGCAAGAGCAGCCGCATCGCCTTCTGGATCCTGATCGCCGCCCTCGTCTTCCGAGCCTTGCCGCACTCGACCCTCGTGACCGGCTACCTCCCGCCCTTCATCGAGTTCGGGCTGTACGGCCGGCAGTTCGCCGTCATCATCGTGCTCGTCGCGATCAACCAACCGTTCACGATCTGGATGCTGCGCAGTTTCTTCGCGAACGTCCCCTCCACCCTCGACGAGGCCGCGATGGTCGACGGCGCCACCCGCCTGCAGGCGTTCTGGCACGTCGTGATGCCGGTCATGTGGCCGGGCGTCATCACGACCGGCCTGTTCTCGTTCATGCTCGCGTACAACGACTACCTCGTCGCCGCCCTCCTGCTCGACGGCCGGGACCAGACGATGGTGCCGGCGATCATGCAGTACTTCAACCGCGAGACGACCCTCGGGGATCAACTCGAGGCGATCGCCGCGGCGGTCAGCATCACCGGTCCCCTCTTCCTGATCGTCCTCGTCTTCCAACGCCAGATCGTCTCCGGCCTCACGCAAGGCGCGGTGAAAGGATGAGCATGCCCACGCCCGACGACCTCGCCCACGCCAAACGACGGCTTCGCGCCTACGAAGACGCCTTCGAGGGCGCCCACCCTCGCGACCTCAAGGCGAAACTCGCCGAGCACGTCACCCCCGACTACCGTTGGTACGGCACCCACCCGTTCCGCGACACGCTCGACCTCGACGGCGTCGTCGAGGGGTTCTGGACGCCGTTCCTGCAGGCCTTCCGCCACGCCCAGCGCCGCCCCGCCATCGCGTTCTCCAGCGTCGCGAGCGAGACCCCGGAGGAAACGTGGGTGGCGAGCACCGGGCAGATCCTCGGGATGTTCGAGGCCCCCTGGCTGGACATCCCCGACACCGGCAAACTGACGTTCGTCTCCTCCTGCGAGTTCCACCGCCTCGAGGGCGACCGCATCGCGGAGACCTATCACTTCGTCGACGTGATCGCCGTCATGCAGCAGGCCGGCGTCGACGGCCTCCCGCCGCAGACGGGGAGCCCGATCGCGTTCCTGCCGCCCCGCACGCAGGACGGCCTCCAGTACGGCGCGCCCGCCGACCCCGAGGACAGCGCCAGCATGCTGGCGTTGATGACGAAGCTCGGGGACGATTTGGGCGCGCACCCGGAGGTCGACATGGACCCCGACGTGCTGCGCGAGGTGTGGCACGAGGACATGCTGTGGTGGGGGCCGGCCGGCATCGGCAGCACCCTCGGGGTGCAGGGGTTCAAGGACCACCACCAGAAGCCGTACCGGCATTCGCTGTACGACGAGCGCACCTTCGTTGGCCACCGCGCCAGCTTCGCGGAGGGCGACTACGGCGGGTGGGTCGGGTGGCCCAGCCTCGAGGAGCGCGTCACGAAGGGCGGATTCCTCGGCATGCCCGCCACCCACACCCTCGCCACCCAACGGGTCGTCGACATCTACCGCCGCGAGCGCGGCAAGATGGCGGAGAACTGGGTGTTCATCGACCTCCTCGACTACCTCTGGCAACTCGACGTCGACCCGCTCGGACGCATGCGCGAGATGCAGCGCCGGCGCCGCTGACCCCACGCCCCCAGGAGGCCCCCATGCCCGACACCCCCGACGTCATCCGCTTCGACCACCTCAAGGAACGCGGCATTCCGTTGATGTTCATCGACAGCGCCCTCCCCGGGCACCACCGCATGAACTTCGCGCTCATCGGCGACACCGCCAGCGAGAACCCCGCCTATGCCCCGGCCGTCACGAGCCCCCACGACTTCCAGATCGGCATGGCGATGTGCCCTCCGGGGCAGGGCCCCGGCTACCACACGCACGATTACGTCGAGGCGTTCTTCGTGCTGCGCAGCACCTTCCGTTTCCACTACGGACACGACGAGAACGAACCCAGCGACTTCGTCGACGTCGGGCCGTGGGACCTCATCACGCTGCCCCCCCGGCTGTGGCGCAGCTTCGAGAACGTCGGCGACGAGGACGGCTGGTTCTTCGCGGTCCTGGAGTCCCACGAGGCGTTCGACGGCAAGGACCCCTACTGGAGCCCCACGATCCAGCGCGCCGCGGCGGAGGCCGGCTTCGAGGCGGACGCGCGCGGCAAGATGATCCCCCCCGACGACTTCGCCGAACGCGAGGCGGAGGCCCGCGCCCGCCTCGCCCCGCACGTCGCGCGGACGAACCCGAGGGAGTGAGCGTGGCCGAGCGACCCCGCTTTCATCCCGCCCCGACGGCCGACGGCCTGCCCGGCTTCGACCCGCCGTACGCCGACCTCGTGGACTACATCGTCCGCATCACCGAGCGCATCTGGGAGCGCTCCGACATGGGGCACATCCACGACACGTACGCACCGGACGTGATCGTGCACACCGGGCTCGGCACCGAGCGCGGCATCGAGGGCGTGATCGCCGGCAGCGTCCACACGCTCGCCGCCTTCCCCGACCGGCGCATGGCGGCGGAGGACGTGATCGCCACGCACGACGGAGCGGGGACCTACCGGTCGGGGCACCTGATCGCCAACACCGCCACGCACGACGGGCCCGGCCGGTTCGGACCCCCCACCGGTCGCAGCGTCCGCTTCCACGCCATCGCCGAATGCGTCGTGCGCGCCAACCACATCGTCGAGGAGTGGCTCGTGCGCGACACGCGCGCCGTGGCGGAACAGCTCGGCTTCGATCCGCTCGACCTCGCGGCGCACGCCGAGGTCCCGGCGACCTTCGACCCCACGCCGCCGGGCGCCGCGCACGCGACCGATCCGGTCGTCGCCGGCGCCGACGCCGACGACCCCGCCGTGCGGACCGCCCTCGACCTGCTGGAGGGCACGATCAACGGGCGGCACTTCAACCGCATCGCCGAGCTCTACGACGACGCGACCGTCACGTGGGTGCCGGGCCACGTGGAGCTCCACGGCCCCGACCCGTTCCGCCGCTACGCGCTGACGCTCGTGGCACCGTTCCCCGACGCGTACCTCGACGTCCAACGCGTCGACGTCAACGCGCACGAAGGCCTGACGCGCGTCGCGGTGCGCTGGTCCCTGCGGGGCACGCACCGCCTGGAGGGCCGCTTCGGTCCGCCGACCGGCCGCCCGATCGACGCCCTCGGCATCAGCCACGTGCACGTCCAGGACGGCCGCGTCGTCCGTCACTACGTGGTGCTGGACGAGCTGGCGTTGCTCACGACCCTACACGGCACCCCCGCCCCCCAGGAGGCACGTTCATGAGCGTACGCACCGTCAAACCCGGCGTCGAGGCGGACGCCAAAGCCCGCACCGACGCGAGGGTCCGCGACACCGTCCGCGAGCTGCTGGAGCGCATCGACGCGGAGGGCGACGCCGTCGTCCGCGAGCTGTCGGACCGCTTCGACGGGTACGCCCCCGACACGTTCCGCCTGAGCGATGCGGACGTCGAGGCGGCGATCGCGGCGGTTCCCGCCGCGGAGTTGGACGCCATCCGCTTCACCCTCGAGCAGGTCCGGACGTTCGCGCGGGCGCAACGCGAAGGCCTTCGCGACGTCGAGGTGGAGACGTTGCCGGGCGTCACCCTCGGCCACAAGCACGTCCCGGTCGACCGCGTCGGTTGTTACGTCCCCGGGGGCCGCTACCCGATGGTCGCCTCGGCCATCATGAGCGTCGCCACCGCCAAGGTCGCCGGCGTCCCCCGCGTCATCGCCTGCACGCCCCCCAAGGACGGCGCGCCCTACCCCGCGACGGTCGCGACCATGGCGCTGGCCGGCGCCGACGAGATCTACGTGCTCGGTGGGGTGCAGGCGGTCGGTGCGATGGCGATCGGCACCGAATCGATCGCTCCGGTCGACGTCATCGTCGGGCCCGGCAACGCCTTCGTCGCCGAAGCCAAGCGACAGCTCTTCGGCCGGGTCGGCATCGACCTGCTCGCCGGCCCGACCGAGGTGCTCGTCATCGCCGACGACACCGCGGACGCCGAGATGGTCGCCACCGACCTCCTCGGGCAGGCGGAGCACGGCACCAACTCGCCGGCGGTGCTCCTGACCAGCAGCGAGCGCCTCGCGGGGGAGATCGAGGCGGAGATCGCACGGCAGCTCGAGGTCCTCGCCACCGCGGAGGTGGCGGGGGAGGCGTGGCGCACCCACGGGCAGATCCTGCTCTGCGACACCGAAGCGGAGCTGCTCGAGGAGGCCAACCGGATCGCCAGCGAGCACGTCGAGGTCCTCACCCGCGATCCCGACGTCTTCCTCGAGGGCATGCGCAACTACGGGTCGCTGTTCCTCGGGCCCGAGACGAACGTCGCGTACGGCGACAAGGCGATCGGCACGAACCACATCCTCCCGACCGACGGGGCGGCGCGCTACACCGGCGGGTTGTGGGTCGGGAAGTTCCTGAAGACGATGACCTACCAACGCTGCACCGAGGCGGCGAGCGTCGAGGTCGGCCGCCACTGCGCCACCGTCAGCGCCCTCGAGGGGTTCGACGGGCACCGCCGGCAGGCCGCCCTGCGCGTCCAGCGCTACGGCGGGTCGGACGGGTGAACGCCCCCGCGCCGGTCGTCGCGATCACCGGCGCGACGGGCGACGTGGGCTCGGCCACCGCCCGCGCGTTCGCCGACGCCGGCTACCGGGTCGTGGCCGGCTACCGCAGCGACGGCGACGCCGCCGACCGCCTCGTCGCGTCCCTCCCGGGGACCGGGCACCGCGCCGTCCACGTCGACGTGACCGACCCGCCCTCCCTCGACGGTCTCCGGGAACGCCTGTCGTCGGAGGTGGGTTCACTCGACGTGCTCGTCAACAACGCCGGCGTCACCCGGTACGTGCCCCACGACGACCTCGACGCGCTCGACGACGCCCTCTTCGACCGGATCTTCGCGACGAACGTCCGGGGGGCGTTCGCAGCGACGCGCGCGGTCCTGCCCCTGCTTCGCGCGGACGGGGGTGGGTTGGTGGTGCACGTGAGCAGCATCGCGGCGCAGTCGGGGCGGGGAAGCAACGTCGCCTACTGCGCCTCGAAGGCGGCGCTCGACTCGATGACGCGCTCGTTGGGGCGGGCCCTCGCCCCCGGCGTCCGCGTCGTGTCGGTCGCGCCCGGGTTGATCGACGGACCGTACGCCGACGCCCTCGACGCCGACTTCGTCGACGCGCAACGCCGCGACACGCCCCTCGGGCGGTTGGCGACGTCGGCGGACGTGGCGGCCGCCATCGTGTCCGTCGCGCGCGACCTGACGTTCTCGACGGGGTGCGTCGTCCCCGTGGACGGCGGTCGACCCCTCGGATGAACGCCGCCACCCCCCTGGTCCTCCTGCCCGGCACCCTCTGTACCGACGCCGTGTTCGCCGCCCAGGCGGCGGCGTTCCGCGCCGCGGGCCGCGAGGTGCACGTCACGCCGTTGGGGCCGGAGCGTCACGTCGACGGGCACGCCGACGCCGTCCTCGCGCACGCCCCGGAGCGGTTCGCGCTCGCCGGCTTCTCGCAGGGCGCCATCACCGCCCTCGCGATCCTCCGCCGCGCCCCCGAGCGCGTGACGTGCGCCGCCCTCCTCGCCCTCAACCCCGGGGCCGCCACCGACGCGCAACGCGCCACCTGGTCGGCGTGGCGGCGCGAGGCGCACGACCCCGACGCGCGCCGCGCCGTCGCCGAACGCCTGCGCCGGAACGTCGCCCCCGCGCGCCAGGACGATCGCGACCTCGCCGCCGCGATCCGGACGATGGCGGTCGACACGCCCGGAGCTTCGTTCGAGGGCCAACTCGAGGCGCTCGCCTCGCGCCCCGACGCCTGGGCGACGCTCGCCGACCTCCGCCTCCCCCTCGCGCTCGCCGTAGGGCGCGAGGATTCGGTGACGCCGCTCGCCCTCCACGAACGCGTGCGCGACCGCCTCCCCGAAGGGACCCCCCTGACGGTCCTCGAGGGGGCGGGCCACTACGCGCCGCTCGAGCGGCCCGACGCCGTCACCGACTGGTTGCGCGAGGCCCTGATCGCGCCGCCCGACCCCCCGCGCGGGATAGGGTGACGGCGTGAAGCGCACCGACCTCAAGGACCGCCTCCGGCGCGGCGACGTCGTCGCCAACGCCTGGCTCACGATCCCGTCGGCGTTCGCCGCCGAAGCCGCGGCGCACGCGGGCGTCGACGCCGTCACGATCGATCGTCAACATGCGCCGATCGACGTCGCCGCGATGGTGGCGATGCTGCAGGCCGTGACGCACGCCCCCGCCGTCCCCCTCGTGCGGGTGGGGTCGCACGACCCGGCCGACGCCATGCAGGCGCTCGACGCCGGCGCCCTGGGCGTCATCTGCCCCCTCGTCGACACGCCGGAGGAGGCCTCGGCGTTCGTGCGCGCGGTCCGCTACCCGCCCGAGGGCGGTCGCTCGTGGGGACCGACCCGCGCGAAGTTCGCCCACGACGGCTACGACCCGACCGCCGCGAACGAGGACGTCCTGGCGTTCGCGATGATCGAAACGCCCCGCGGCCTCGCGAACCTCGACGCCATCGCCCGCACCGAGGGGCTCGACGGCCTGTTCGTGGGCCCCGTCGACCTCAGTCTGAACCTCACCGGCCGTCCGGTCGTCGACCTCGAGACCGGCCCGCTGGTCGACGCGCTCCACCGCATCGTCGAGGCCTGCACGACCCACGACCTCATCCCCGGCACCTTCGCGGGCTCGGGCGCCGCCGCCGCCACCGTGCGGTCGCTCGGCTTCCGCTTCGTCACCGTCGGCGCCGACGCGGCGCACCTGACGCGCGGGCTCGAGGACGCCGCGACCACGCTCCGCGGGTAGGCGGCCCCGCCCCCCGGGCGGACGCGGGCGCTCACGGCCGCCGCAGCGGGAGGCGGCGCACCACCCTCGGCCAGCCGTCCTCCCA harbors:
- the asnB gene encoding asparagine synthase (glutamine-hydrolyzing) codes for the protein MCGFVGLWNVGNADLADRMIQRMTHRGPDDVNVVALDGSPVVMAHSRLSIIGPEDGAQPIHGGGDALIVNGEIYNHEDLRAILDPERFVTASDSETILHLQRTGDARWIAKLDGMFAFVLATEDRILAARDPLGIKPLYVARLEGGLAFASELKAFDGLDVRNVQAIPPGSLMDSREGVRTWYRLPQGAAEAEADLDVDATARELRYVLEAAVAKWTVADVEVGSFLSGGLDSSIMAALAQQQRRARGLGPLKTFSVGLEGSADLRAARAVAAHVGSDHYEYVFTADDVREALPHVIYHLESADVDLVRSAVPTWFAARLARASVKVVLTGEGADELFAGYAYHHAYVGDARALADELTRGLGTMHNINLQRVDRVTMAESLEARTPFLDRDLIDFAQSIPADLKLRRTDPDARESTGETTEKWILRKATEDLLPSDLVWRKKAQFDEGSGTLDALQAALRDLTG
- a CDS encoding extracellular solute-binding protein, which translates into the protein MNKWILALVTAVALGLPSTAAAQCDLDNDVPLTMLSNSFEAWKIMSDAMTSCGNFEATLDADYRLKINDALAADPSVYTMVGVSNATLTPLLADGLVRPLDDLVEAYGQDLLPSQLIRVDGEIVAISMMVNAQHLMYRSDILDVLGLDVPETYPEVLAAAEEIQASGLVDDPLVGTFGAGWNLGEEFVNMYLGFDTPMFTDDSRPNVANDDGVAALEMLAALSSYMDPEYLSFDSTAAQQKMQQGQAAMTNLWATRAAAMEDPEESEVGGLVEFAAAPAAYAGGAPATTLWWDGISIAANVSDEEAEAAFRVLLEGIDRDVLAEHPDAAIWLSNPPIASDVAVGAQASAEGGAPAYPSSNLIGIMHNAAGEFIPAYLNGEASAEETLDAMEDAYLATARENGLID
- a CDS encoding sugar ABC transporter permease, with amino-acid sequence MNGRTFWGFVGPSLFMMVLFIAGPLVGVLVQSFQQQRADFETVERESCTPFGCTTETTAVPVTDDAGRIVTRTVWVGWDNYTALLDPDAVRDALARPGDALRQLAQIRFWDALRFTLTFALVTLPLVIVLGLLLALAVNTLTDALKGPTIFVTLLPFIITPVIGALAVRWLFIGDGILTAGLERLLARDVAMFAQGWTIETMMLGYRVWHVVPFAFVIFYAGLQTVAAERLEAAGIDGATRWQKLRHVIVPHLMPLIIFVSLIHLMDSYRVFDEIIGFSASGYRTSLQYLTYEFLVPDESGNRSIGRASASAVLTMIGVVILLVPLLRTTWKEQRRA
- a CDS encoding carbohydrate ABC transporter permease — translated: MRRTGSLHRLPVVWRTSSTLLVVTWLLVALFPIAWLVVMSVKLPIDAFAPNVLDVLRGPDTRVRLGGPSGYDLLLGGLSVALAVALHRLRRTLFAPFVDASGELRVGGTVLSYLTTAGTLGITTLLLTPWLGGALEAATPDGPLSRPLIGATLQHFRAVWIDNAFYVHLGNSLYVTGGVVAISLTIGALAGYGLARKSSRIAFWILIAALVFRALPHSTLVTGYLPPFIEFGLYGRQFAVIIVLVAINQPFTIWMLRSFFANVPSTLDEAAMVDGATRLQAFWHVVMPVMWPGVITTGLFSFMLAYNDYLVAALLLDGRDQTMVPAIMQYFNRETTLGDQLEAIAAAVSITGPLFLIVLVFQRQIVSGLTQGAVKG
- a CDS encoding ester cyclase, which translates into the protein MPTPDDLAHAKRRLRAYEDAFEGAHPRDLKAKLAEHVTPDYRWYGTHPFRDTLDLDGVVEGFWTPFLQAFRHAQRRPAIAFSSVASETPEETWVASTGQILGMFEAPWLDIPDTGKLTFVSSCEFHRLEGDRIAETYHFVDVIAVMQQAGVDGLPPQTGSPIAFLPPRTQDGLQYGAPADPEDSASMLALMTKLGDDLGAHPEVDMDPDVLREVWHEDMLWWGPAGIGSTLGVQGFKDHHQKPYRHSLYDERTFVGHRASFAEGDYGGWVGWPSLEERVTKGGFLGMPATHTLATQRVVDIYRRERGKMAENWVFIDLLDYLWQLDVDPLGRMREMQRRRR
- a CDS encoding cupin domain-containing protein produces the protein MPDTPDVIRFDHLKERGIPLMFIDSALPGHHRMNFALIGDTASENPAYAPAVTSPHDFQIGMAMCPPGQGPGYHTHDYVEAFFVLRSTFRFHYGHDENEPSDFVDVGPWDLITLPPRLWRSFENVGDEDGWFFAVLESHEAFDGKDPYWSPTIQRAAAEAGFEADARGKMIPPDDFAEREAEARARLAPHVARTNPRE
- a CDS encoding ester cyclase; translated protein: MAERPRFHPAPTADGLPGFDPPYADLVDYIVRITERIWERSDMGHIHDTYAPDVIVHTGLGTERGIEGVIAGSVHTLAAFPDRRMAAEDVIATHDGAGTYRSGHLIANTATHDGPGRFGPPTGRSVRFHAIAECVVRANHIVEEWLVRDTRAVAEQLGFDPLDLAAHAEVPATFDPTPPGAAHATDPVVAGADADDPAVRTALDLLEGTINGRHFNRIAELYDDATVTWVPGHVELHGPDPFRRYALTLVAPFPDAYLDVQRVDVNAHEGLTRVAVRWSLRGTHRLEGRFGPPTGRPIDALGISHVHVQDGRVVRHYVVLDELALLTTLHGTPAPQEARS
- the hisD gene encoding histidinol dehydrogenase; translated protein: MSVRTVKPGVEADAKARTDARVRDTVRELLERIDAEGDAVVRELSDRFDGYAPDTFRLSDADVEAAIAAVPAAELDAIRFTLEQVRTFARAQREGLRDVEVETLPGVTLGHKHVPVDRVGCYVPGGRYPMVASAIMSVATAKVAGVPRVIACTPPKDGAPYPATVATMALAGADEIYVLGGVQAVGAMAIGTESIAPVDVIVGPGNAFVAEAKRQLFGRVGIDLLAGPTEVLVIADDTADAEMVATDLLGQAEHGTNSPAVLLTSSERLAGEIEAEIARQLEVLATAEVAGEAWRTHGQILLCDTEAELLEEANRIASEHVEVLTRDPDVFLEGMRNYGSLFLGPETNVAYGDKAIGTNHILPTDGAARYTGGLWVGKFLKTMTYQRCTEAASVEVGRHCATVSALEGFDGHRRQAALRVQRYGGSDG
- a CDS encoding SDR family oxidoreductase, whose product is MNAPAPVVAITGATGDVGSATARAFADAGYRVVAGYRSDGDAADRLVASLPGTGHRAVHVDVTDPPSLDGLRERLSSEVGSLDVLVNNAGVTRYVPHDDLDALDDALFDRIFATNVRGAFAATRAVLPLLRADGGGLVVHVSSIAAQSGRGSNVAYCASKAALDSMTRSLGRALAPGVRVVSVAPGLIDGPYADALDADFVDAQRRDTPLGRLATSADVAAAIVSVARDLTFSTGCVVPVDGGRPLG
- a CDS encoding alpha/beta hydrolase, giving the protein MNAATPLVLLPGTLCTDAVFAAQAAAFRAAGREVHVTPLGPERHVDGHADAVLAHAPERFALAGFSQGAITALAILRRAPERVTCAALLALNPGAATDAQRATWSAWRREAHDPDARRAVAERLRRNVAPARQDDRDLAAAIRTMAVDTPGASFEGQLEALASRPDAWATLADLRLPLALAVGREDSVTPLALHERVRDRLPEGTPLTVLEGAGHYAPLERPDAVTDWLREALIAPPDPPRGIG
- a CDS encoding aldolase/citrate lyase family protein, with protein sequence MKRTDLKDRLRRGDVVANAWLTIPSAFAAEAAAHAGVDAVTIDRQHAPIDVAAMVAMLQAVTHAPAVPLVRVGSHDPADAMQALDAGALGVICPLVDTPEEASAFVRAVRYPPEGGRSWGPTRAKFAHDGYDPTAANEDVLAFAMIETPRGLANLDAIARTEGLDGLFVGPVDLSLNLTGRPVVDLETGPLVDALHRIVEACTTHDLIPGTFAGSGAAAATVRSLGFRFVTVGADAAHLTRGLEDAATTLRG